The genomic DNA TCTTACAAGAAGTTCATTATAAGGCTCTCCAGATACAGAAAATATTGGCAACTTTTGTGATTCAACAAGAGTATTAAACACATCTATCATTGGAATTCCTGTTCGTATCATATTCCTCGGAATAATTCGCTTAGCAGGATTAGCAGAAGGCCCTCCAATTTCAATTAAATTATCTTCAAGACGAGGCCCCCCATCTTTTGGATTTCCAGCCCCATCAAAAATCCTACCAAGCAAATTCTCAGAAAATGTAACTTGCATAGGATGCCCTAAAAACTTAATTTGATCTGACGTTGAAACACCTCTTGTACCATTATAGACCTGAAGAGAGACTTTATCCCTATCCAACTTAATAACTTCCGCTAAAGAACTCGTATCATTTGCCTTTACAATAGCAAGTTCCCCATACTTAACATCGCGAGCCGTAACAGTTATTACATTCCCTACAATAGACTCTATCTTACTGTATATTCTTTTCATCACTATTACCTCTAAAATTTAATTTCTTAGAATTGATTAAATCAGTTAAAGCAAATTCTAATTTATTAAACTTTTCTTCTTTAAAGGGAGTAAGATTCATATCTAAGATATTTTGTCTTAACTCATTAATAAAATCTCTTGCTTCCAATTTATTTTCAAATTTAAAAGTTGACTGCAAAATATCATAAATTATATCAAACATATAATTTTGACGTTCAGGCCCAACAGCTGCATCAATATTATCAAACGAATTTTGCTGTAAATAACATGCATCTAAAAGTTCTGCTTTCAAATAAACCAAAAAGTCATCATTACTTATTCCCTCTTCTCCAACAACTTTCATCATCTGATTTACCTCATTACCCTTTGCCAAAAACGACCTTGCATATTCTGTTTTCTCAGTATCAACAACCCCTCCATATTTACTCCAAGATTCAAGAGGACTAATAGCTGGAAATTTTCTAGCATCCGATCTTTCTCTTGTAAGTCCATGAAACGCGCCCACAACCTTTAAAGTTGCCTGAGTCACCGGTTCTTCAAAATTACCTCCAGCAGGACTAACAGACCCACCTACAGTTACAGAACCAATATTCCCATTACTTAAAACAACAATACCTGCTCTCTCATAAAATGATGCAATAACAGATTCAAGATAAGCAGGAAAAGCCTCCTCCCCTGGTATTTCTTCAAGACGACCCGACATCTCCCTCATAGCCTGAGCCCACCTTGAAGTTGAGTCAGCCAATAAAAGAACATCAAGTCCCATTTGTCTATAATACTCCCCAATAGTAATAGCCGTATAAACTGAGGCTTCACGAGCAGCAACTGGCATAGAAGATGTATTACAAATAATACATGTTCTCTCCATTAATGACCTACCTGTT from Borrelia turcica IST7 includes the following:
- a CDS encoding V-type ATP synthase subunit A is translated as METKGKVVGVIGNLVTIEVVGTVAMNEVVFIKSAGRSLKAEIIRVRDGEVDAQVFEMTKGISVGDNIEFTNKLLTVELGPGLLTQVYDGLQNPLPELAAQCGFFLERGLYLRALDKNKKWNFKTTARVGDAVTAGDYLGFVVEGTVNHQIMIPFDRRDSYNIVEIVSDGNYTVDDKIAVIQNDAGDRHIVTMSFHWPVKIPITNYRERIIPSEPMVTQTRIIDTFFPVAKGGTFCIPGPFGAGKTVLQQVTSRNADVDIVIIAACGERAGEVVETLKEFPELTDPRTGRSLMERTCIICNTSSMPVAAREASVYTAITIGEYYRQMGLDVLLLADSTSRWAQAMREMSGRLEEIPGEEAFPAYLESVIASFYERAGIVVLSNGNIGSVTVGGSVSPAGGNFEEPVTQATLKVVGAFHGLTRERSDARKFPAISPLESWSKYGGVVDTEKTEYARSFLAKGNEVNQMMKVVGEEGISNDDFLVYLKAELLDACYLQQNSFDNIDAAVGPERQNYMFDIIYDILQSTFKFENKLEARDFINELRQNILDMNLTPFKEEKFNKLEFALTDLINSKKLNFRGNSDEKNIQ